A stretch of the Marinobacter sp. JH2 genome encodes the following:
- the rpoD gene encoding RNA polymerase sigma factor RpoD translates to MSGNSQKSRLKDLIARGKEQGYLTYAEVNDHLPEDIADPDQVEDIIRMINDMGIQVCEETPDADTLLMTEGDSTADEAAAAEAAAALAAVETDAGRTTDPVRMYMREMGTVELLTREGEIVIAKRIEEGIRDVMAAVAHFPGTAGTVIQAYDRIIENEGRISDIVTGFLDPDDAEPFMGEEVVEETKTESNDAEDAEDDDEEEEKESGPDPEETRLRFELLKEKLEAANAALAKHGRGHKKTQEALNELGAVFAPFKLGNKAFEELVNVVRSTNDLVRENERTIMQICIRESKMPRKDFIKEFPGNEVNLDWAPKIAKSKKPYAAAIAERLDEIVRLQKRIHNVQVEVDLDVVDIKEINRRVSIGEAKARRAKKEMVEANLRLVISIAKKYTNRGLQFLDLIQEGNIGLMKAVDKFEYRRGYKFSTYATWWIRQAITRSIADQARTIRIPVHMIETINKLNRISRQMLQEMGREPTPEELGERMEMPEEKIRKVLKIAKEPISMETPIGDDEDSHLGDFIEDIQALSPVDSATAEGLREATRSVLSGLTARESKVLRMRFGIEMNTDHTLEEVGKQFDVTRERIRQIEAKALRKLRHPSRSDHLRGFIDDQGNA, encoded by the coding sequence ATGTCAGGCAATTCGCAGAAATCACGTTTAAAAGACCTCATCGCTCGAGGCAAAGAACAAGGTTACCTGACTTACGCCGAGGTAAACGACCACCTGCCGGAAGATATTGCAGATCCGGATCAGGTTGAAGATATTATCCGGATGATCAACGACATGGGTATCCAGGTGTGTGAAGAAACACCCGATGCCGATACCCTGTTGATGACCGAAGGTGACTCCACAGCCGACGAAGCCGCTGCCGCCGAAGCTGCCGCCGCTCTGGCTGCCGTAGAAACCGACGCTGGCCGCACCACGGACCCCGTTCGTATGTACATGCGCGAAATGGGTACCGTTGAGCTGCTGACCCGTGAAGGCGAAATCGTTATCGCCAAGCGGATCGAAGAAGGCATTCGTGATGTCATGGCTGCTGTTGCCCACTTCCCGGGCACGGCTGGCACAGTGATTCAGGCCTACGACCGCATCATTGAAAACGAAGGCCGTATCAGCGACATCGTTACCGGGTTCCTGGATCCCGACGATGCCGAGCCGTTCATGGGCGAAGAAGTCGTTGAAGAAACCAAAACCGAAAGCAACGATGCTGAGGATGCGGAGGACGACGACGAAGAAGAAGAGAAGGAAAGCGGTCCGGATCCCGAAGAGACTCGCCTTCGCTTTGAGCTGCTGAAAGAAAAGTTGGAAGCGGCGAACGCAGCACTGGCGAAGCATGGTCGCGGCCACAAGAAAACCCAGGAAGCTCTGAACGAGCTGGGTGCCGTATTTGCACCGTTCAAACTGGGCAACAAAGCCTTCGAAGAGCTGGTCAACGTAGTTCGCTCCACCAACGATCTGGTACGCGAGAACGAACGCACCATCATGCAAATCTGCATTCGCGAAAGCAAAATGCCCCGCAAAGACTTCATCAAAGAGTTCCCGGGCAACGAAGTAAACCTGGATTGGGCTCCGAAGATTGCCAAGAGCAAAAAACCTTACGCTGCGGCTATCGCTGAGCGTTTGGATGAGATCGTCCGTTTGCAGAAACGCATCCACAACGTACAAGTGGAAGTGGACCTGGACGTTGTCGATATCAAAGAGATCAACCGTCGCGTCTCTATCGGTGAAGCGAAAGCCCGCCGGGCCAAGAAAGAAATGGTAGAAGCGAACTTGCGTCTGGTTATCTCTATCGCCAAGAAGTACACCAACCGTGGCTTGCAGTTCCTCGACCTGATCCAGGAAGGCAACATCGGCTTGATGAAAGCGGTCGACAAGTTCGAATACCGTCGTGGCTACAAGTTCTCGACCTATGCGACTTGGTGGATTCGTCAGGCCATCACCCGCTCTATTGCGGATCAGGCGCGCACCATCCGTATTCCGGTGCACATGATTGAGACCATCAACAAACTCAACCGCATTTCCCGTCAGATGCTGCAGGAAATGGGCCGCGAGCCTACACCTGAAGAATTGGGCGAGCGCATGGAAATGCCGGAAGAGAAGATCCGCAAGGTATTGAAGATTGCCAAAGAGCCGATCTCCATGGAAACACCGATCGGGGATGATGAAGACAGCCATCTGGGCGATTTCATCGAAGACATTCAGGCCCTGTCGCCGGTGGACTCCGCCACCGCTGAAGGCCTGCGTGAAGCCACTCGCTCTGTGCTATCCGGCCTGACGGCTCGAGAATCTAAAGTACTGCGCATGCGTTTCGGTATCGAAATGAACACCGACCACACCCTTGAGGAAGTAGGTAAACAGTTCGATGTAACCCGTGAGCGTATTCGTCAGATCGAAGCCAAGGCTCTGCGCAAACTGCGTCATCCTTCCCGTTCCGATCACCTGCGTGGCTTTATTGACGACCAAGGCAACGCATAA
- a CDS encoding helix-turn-helix transcriptional regulator, whose protein sequence is MMTSKAVHLSDSSDSFLQNETELIQCLYDSLEHQAGFHGFLSLLVDSVGGCAAQLSFIRRTPRAIEHIWHAGLSDEFLTWYLDNNMIEHDAVTNHAITQEAGNFSSALPLLLDGPPGDEYSRWESDQNMLDSAWLVVEASDSHITLLTVQRTYAQGGYQPREIAAMNRLVPFIRQTVGLAKKIHQHPGAAQTLSGIADLITEPAFILNNRGTLVTSNPRAEQLLKQKQYIKIRHSRFSFDTSTLQNAFFKAMARAAAAVCTADAYLPETLIIKRHEALSPLVMTIRPLEHNEILSGGVLVTIVDLKARALPSAEEIVKYFPLSAAEGKLCEGLVAGLSLKDIAEHHHKSEATVRSYLKQVFQKTGYNRQGQLISAILLSILR, encoded by the coding sequence TTGATGACATCAAAGGCAGTTCACCTTAGCGATAGCTCTGATTCGTTTCTCCAAAACGAGACTGAGTTAATTCAATGCCTTTATGATTCACTTGAACACCAAGCTGGTTTTCACGGGTTCCTTTCACTGCTCGTCGATTCTGTCGGTGGTTGTGCAGCACAACTCTCGTTTATCCGCCGGACTCCCCGAGCTATTGAACATATTTGGCATGCTGGGTTATCAGACGAATTCTTAACCTGGTATCTCGATAACAACATGATCGAGCACGATGCCGTTACCAATCACGCTATTACTCAGGAAGCCGGCAATTTCAGCTCGGCATTACCACTGCTACTCGATGGACCGCCCGGGGATGAATACAGCCGATGGGAATCTGACCAAAACATGCTTGATTCAGCGTGGCTGGTTGTCGAAGCCAGCGACTCTCATATCACTTTATTGACCGTTCAGCGGACGTACGCCCAAGGTGGGTACCAGCCACGCGAAATTGCCGCCATGAACCGCCTGGTGCCGTTCATTAGACAAACGGTCGGTTTAGCAAAAAAGATTCACCAACACCCCGGGGCCGCTCAGACCCTAAGCGGCATTGCCGACCTCATTACCGAGCCCGCATTCATTCTGAATAACCGGGGGACACTCGTAACCTCTAACCCACGCGCCGAACAACTTCTGAAGCAGAAGCAATACATTAAGATTCGCCATTCACGCTTTAGCTTTGACACTAGCACTCTGCAAAATGCTTTTTTCAAAGCGATGGCACGGGCAGCCGCAGCTGTATGCACTGCTGATGCATACTTACCAGAAACTCTGATTATCAAACGACACGAGGCTCTGTCGCCATTGGTCATGACCATACGCCCTCTAGAACACAACGAAATACTCTCCGGTGGCGTACTGGTAACCATCGTTGACCTTAAAGCACGGGCACTCCCAAGTGCCGAAGAAATAGTGAAGTACTTCCCGCTTTCTGCAGCAGAAGGAAAACTTTGTGAAGGCCTAGTGGCCGGGTTAAGCCTGAAAGATATCGCCGAACATCACCATAAAAGTGAAGCAACCGTTCGAAGCTATTTGAAACAGGTCTTTCAAAAAACCGGATACAACCGGCAAGGCCAGTTGATTAGCGCAATACTTTTATCAATTTTGCGTTGA
- the aupA gene encoding alkane uptake protein AupA, with protein sequence MVLPSRFSVRATTLAAAAVSATLSMPVTASMGNLGTTYGVMPIDVATAQSLSMFNDQVSATYYNPASLTRDTRGELTSGILHAEQELRSDNPNANGDVVSSSPSQHVLVGMKTNLGSLTRFNHPIYLGFIAGVEKYGKEMLAFKSETSETGQYLQNGKEPLFLNLGGATPIWRGISAGASVRITLEAAAQLDAVSTLGGETSRERLSVTAEPSLKTILGTNIDFGSTFCGDEACFLDGWEAALTYRTKSSAKTSVSSNIVVTQTIPDPGLSLTVATIDSFQPETIVLGTQYAGDGWRIGGSIEQQNWSELEDEFDRDSIKDQESVSAGNRIGFDDILVPRLGAEYQLNENFALRGGIAYEESPLKTTRNPELNYLDTDKIIVGLGVSATYNRTRLLAFPVRLDLGYQYQQLQERDFTLVDFDGNETNVTADGDIHVISGSITLKF encoded by the coding sequence ATGGTTCTTCCTTCCCGATTTTCTGTACGGGCAACGACCCTTGCTGCTGCAGCTGTATCCGCCACCCTTTCCATGCCAGTGACTGCGAGCATGGGCAACCTTGGCACCACCTACGGCGTAATGCCGATCGACGTTGCTACCGCCCAATCGCTTTCCATGTTTAACGACCAAGTTTCGGCGACTTACTACAACCCGGCATCCCTGACTCGCGATACCCGTGGCGAACTGACGTCCGGCATCCTGCACGCGGAACAGGAGCTTCGTTCAGACAATCCCAATGCCAACGGCGATGTAGTTTCCAGCTCACCAAGTCAGCACGTGCTGGTCGGCATGAAGACTAACTTGGGCTCCCTAACTCGGTTTAATCACCCTATTTATCTGGGATTCATTGCCGGTGTTGAAAAGTACGGAAAGGAAATGCTGGCCTTTAAATCTGAAACCTCAGAAACCGGTCAGTATTTGCAAAACGGCAAGGAACCACTGTTCCTTAACCTTGGTGGTGCAACTCCGATCTGGCGCGGCATTTCTGCCGGTGCGTCTGTACGAATTACTCTGGAAGCGGCCGCACAACTGGATGCGGTGTCCACTCTAGGAGGTGAGACCAGCCGCGAGAGATTATCGGTCACTGCTGAGCCATCTCTGAAAACTATCTTGGGCACGAACATCGACTTCGGCAGCACCTTCTGTGGAGACGAAGCTTGTTTCCTTGACGGCTGGGAAGCGGCACTGACCTACCGCACCAAATCGTCTGCTAAAACCTCCGTGAGCTCCAATATCGTTGTAACCCAGACCATTCCTGACCCCGGGCTGAGCCTGACGGTTGCAACCATCGACTCGTTCCAACCCGAAACTATCGTTTTGGGCACCCAGTATGCCGGTGACGGTTGGCGCATTGGCGGCAGCATCGAACAACAGAACTGGTCGGAACTGGAGGATGAGTTTGATCGAGACAGCATCAAAGACCAAGAGTCTGTCTCAGCTGGCAACCGCATCGGTTTCGACGACATCCTCGTGCCTCGCTTGGGCGCCGAGTACCAATTGAACGAAAACTTTGCCCTTCGCGGTGGTATCGCGTACGAAGAGTCTCCCCTTAAGACCACTCGAAACCCGGAACTCAACTACCTGGACACCGATAAGATCATCGTCGGTTTGGGTGTAAGCGCCACTTATAACCGCACACGACTGCTGGCCTTCCCTGTTCGTTTGGACCTTGGCTACCAATACCAACAACTACAAGAGCGGGACTTCACCTTAGTCGACTTTGACGGTAACGAAACCAACGTTACTGCCGACGGTGATATCCATGTAATCAGCGGCTCCATCACCCTGAAGTTCTGA
- a CDS encoding Ig-like domain-containing protein, with the protein MKQFKTLALIPAMLLAACGGSDEQDIKQSVKDGNQSVSLVYSYPMDGQADVSPKADIVLRFTHVIGDDEATLTDKIKVESSNGSPAFTVTKIDGGKSLKLEIAEGQALASRETYSITFNEPLLTESGREITTPNAVGEPGIQFDTRGEFSGVAELAQTSDDFAVAWQVPASDTPFEAVNFSTFRLALTHPVHPEWQKHGGSIELLDKNGTAVPATVLVKGNRVTVDPCVTEDPKACGSKDDILDAGQEYTLNLNNLASLTNGPDGARLSKSYTFTPRATGPTVLLEQKAVTSNGGNITSILNGQSINGVVLNSVLQGVTDSSQQTGSLFAELAFAPSFEADEALPLRIPKGSILESTSLNIKVGGKVQVLNIDDGSNQETGTIKVTMLSDASGYMSPNAYTDDINAPRHITLFMDVSMNTAEAMPNAGLSQDLMGVELRGIAIVQDGVLTIDAIGMVEPNLLGQEFTDSTIAFHLQAATDVDSVLDADVLRKFDNTPPQLLSWMPGAENANPATRQSMQRPGDPVILFFDEPLDSASTANGVTLYADNSPVSNLRSKLDGTTLTLNPEGGLEHGVEYTVEINGLTDLAGNIAPQASLEFKLDPIDSSTNPVTQRPPLALTTYPGYPCETDFTNMNLLEGDLGECFSIREAGHSKGNARIEVDLLPIDAMPADRPITVVFSQSMNPQSFQLGKDGTFIVEKVSVDEITGKPVGNGEIVDGRLELNNQQLRFFPETPWETGQFYRYTMKSVQDEDSATCEHETPTSVCGVNKLALKTDILEGIDDGDGANGADDLVIYFKGTEKSETAFTALRNFPVRDTNSNFLIDCADNYDANCVEPFEAAHAGLGNDAEGWGPSANSTKLAVIGGKATAKLFDTGSTGIPLVDPDARVGCEAGTTGSSILFRGDAHPDCPRNKFIYQTYALNTEVLGPGTYDPTPEQPNSGDEIEGIRVDLYPTLLTTSSISVFTQLEVLGLLLQEESITNTQVLRMRYAKDDPSCETDCSRKSLIPGVIAKGDRGQPVFITQAELLIDAPDMEIPLGGTHDLYGRAFTLELKGDITFFDDGRMQIVQINTNRVGLEDELLVTADALGIASAGLATIRLPLEIPVGGTYLNFITNPVKDLPAQYEQQQAASQ; encoded by the coding sequence ATGAAACAATTTAAAACGTTAGCGCTGATTCCCGCCATGCTGCTTGCCGCATGTGGCGGCAGTGATGAGCAAGACATCAAGCAGAGCGTCAAGGATGGCAATCAGTCTGTGTCGCTGGTGTATTCCTACCCAATGGACGGCCAGGCGGATGTTAGCCCGAAAGCCGATATCGTACTTCGTTTCACCCATGTCATTGGGGACGATGAGGCGACGCTCACTGATAAAATCAAGGTTGAGTCCAGTAACGGCAGCCCGGCATTTACGGTTACGAAAATTGATGGTGGAAAAAGTCTCAAGCTGGAGATCGCTGAAGGACAAGCTCTAGCCAGTCGCGAAACTTACTCCATCACGTTCAACGAGCCTCTACTGACCGAAAGCGGTCGCGAAATCACCACGCCCAATGCGGTAGGCGAGCCGGGCATCCAATTCGATACTCGAGGCGAATTCAGTGGCGTTGCAGAGTTAGCGCAAACCTCAGACGACTTCGCCGTAGCTTGGCAAGTGCCGGCAAGCGACACTCCCTTTGAAGCAGTGAACTTCTCTACCTTTCGTCTCGCTTTGACGCACCCGGTTCACCCGGAATGGCAAAAGCACGGAGGCTCAATTGAGCTTCTGGATAAAAACGGCACTGCGGTTCCCGCCACCGTATTGGTGAAGGGTAACCGCGTCACCGTTGACCCATGCGTCACTGAAGATCCGAAGGCGTGCGGCAGCAAAGACGACATCCTGGATGCCGGCCAAGAATATACGCTCAATCTGAACAACCTTGCCAGCCTGACCAACGGCCCGGACGGTGCGCGTTTGAGCAAATCGTACACGTTCACACCCCGTGCCACTGGCCCGACGGTGCTGCTAGAGCAAAAAGCTGTCACCTCTAACGGCGGCAACATTACCTCGATATTGAACGGTCAATCCATTAATGGTGTTGTACTAAACTCCGTGTTGCAGGGCGTTACCGACTCCTCCCAGCAGACCGGTTCACTGTTTGCTGAATTGGCTTTCGCACCGTCGTTCGAAGCCGATGAGGCGCTACCTTTGAGAATTCCGAAAGGCAGCATTTTGGAAAGCACCAGCCTCAACATCAAGGTTGGCGGGAAGGTCCAAGTACTGAACATTGACGACGGCAGCAACCAGGAAACCGGCACCATTAAGGTGACCATGCTATCTGATGCTTCCGGTTACATGAGCCCGAATGCTTATACCGACGACATCAACGCACCTCGTCACATCACGTTGTTTATGGATGTATCCATGAACACCGCCGAAGCCATGCCAAACGCTGGCTTATCTCAAGATCTGATGGGCGTAGAGCTTCGCGGTATCGCAATCGTTCAGGACGGCGTTCTGACAATCGATGCCATTGGCATGGTTGAGCCGAATTTGCTCGGCCAAGAATTTACCGACTCCACCATCGCCTTCCACCTGCAAGCTGCGACCGATGTCGACTCGGTACTTGATGCCGACGTGCTGCGTAAGTTTGACAACACCCCACCTCAATTACTGAGCTGGATGCCAGGCGCTGAGAATGCCAACCCCGCCACTCGCCAGTCGATGCAGCGTCCGGGAGATCCGGTGATTCTGTTTTTTGATGAGCCGCTTGATTCGGCTTCCACCGCAAACGGAGTAACCTTATACGCCGACAATTCTCCTGTTTCCAACCTACGTTCCAAACTCGACGGAACGACTCTGACATTAAACCCTGAAGGCGGGCTTGAACACGGCGTCGAATATACTGTTGAGATCAATGGCCTGACAGACTTGGCAGGCAATATTGCGCCCCAGGCTTCTCTGGAGTTCAAACTAGATCCTATCGACTCCTCCACCAACCCCGTCACTCAAAGGCCGCCACTGGCGCTTACTACTTACCCTGGTTACCCTTGTGAAACCGATTTCACAAACATGAACCTCCTTGAAGGCGATTTGGGAGAGTGCTTCTCAATAAGAGAAGCAGGGCATAGTAAAGGGAACGCACGTATCGAAGTTGACCTCCTGCCGATTGATGCCATGCCGGCAGATCGCCCCATTACGGTCGTATTTTCTCAATCAATGAATCCTCAGTCCTTCCAATTAGGAAAAGACGGAACCTTCATTGTTGAGAAAGTTTCCGTTGACGAAATCACAGGCAAACCTGTCGGTAATGGTGAAATCGTCGATGGTCGTCTTGAGCTGAATAACCAGCAACTCCGGTTCTTCCCAGAAACCCCGTGGGAAACAGGTCAATTTTATCGCTACACCATGAAATCGGTACAAGATGAAGATTCCGCCACTTGTGAACATGAAACCCCTACCTCCGTATGTGGCGTGAATAAACTTGCACTCAAAACTGACATCCTTGAAGGAATAGATGATGGCGATGGCGCAAATGGCGCTGACGACTTAGTCATTTACTTCAAAGGTACTGAAAAATCAGAAACTGCATTTACAGCTCTCCGCAACTTCCCAGTTCGTGACACTAACTCAAACTTCCTGATTGACTGTGCCGACAACTATGATGCGAACTGCGTAGAGCCTTTCGAAGCGGCTCATGCGGGCCTTGGCAATGATGCTGAAGGCTGGGGTCCATCCGCAAACTCCACGAAGCTCGCCGTCATTGGTGGTAAGGCTACAGCCAAGCTGTTTGATACCGGATCCACCGGAATTCCGCTCGTCGATCCCGATGCGCGGGTAGGGTGTGAAGCCGGGACGACAGGTAGCTCAATCTTATTTCGAGGCGATGCTCACCCCGACTGCCCTCGCAATAAATTCATCTACCAGACGTACGCGCTGAACACCGAGGTCCTTGGGCCCGGTACTTACGACCCAACCCCCGAACAGCCAAATAGTGGCGATGAAATCGAAGGAATCAGGGTTGATCTGTACCCCACGCTACTTACCACCAGTTCCATTAGCGTGTTCACACAACTTGAAGTTTTGGGCTTGCTGTTACAAGAGGAGTCGATCACTAATACTCAGGTTTTGCGCATGCGGTATGCGAAAGACGATCCTTCCTGCGAAACCGACTGTAGCCGTAAGTCTCTCATCCCTGGCGTAATCGCAAAAGGTGACAGAGGGCAGCCTGTATTTATTACACAAGCAGAACTGTTGATCGATGCTCCCGATATGGAGATTCCCTTAGGCGGCACTCATGACTTGTACGGTCGAGCCTTTACCCTCGAATTAAAGGGTGACATTACATTCTTTGACGATGGTCGAATGCAGATTGTACAAATCAACACAAACCGTGTCGGCCTTGAGGATGAATTGCTGGTCACCGCAGATGCTCTCGGAATTGCAAGTGCAGGCCTTGCAACAATACGCTTACCACTAGAAATTCCGGTTGGCGGCACTTACCTGAACTTCATCACCAACCCAGTAAAAGACCTCCCAGCCCAATACGAGCAGCAGCAAGCCGCTTCTCAGTAA
- a CDS encoding DUF2489 domain-containing protein produces MPRGLQLTFIVIGLLVIGLLLFYIWRQSRLLNEERLRQKKAEEFQAKRKEEMLESIRIIAIAVEEEQVEYSEACLRLKGLLDYVAPELLSKEPYNVFQVVHEKLAHMPTHRARKAADTEMVQQMDVERFAIEQEYAERIRQAASAIRHVRFE; encoded by the coding sequence ATGCCCAGAGGGCTTCAGTTAACGTTCATCGTTATCGGTTTGTTGGTTATCGGGCTGTTGTTATTTTATATCTGGCGGCAGTCACGTTTGCTCAATGAAGAGCGGTTGCGTCAGAAAAAAGCCGAGGAGTTTCAAGCCAAGCGTAAGGAAGAAATGCTAGAGAGCATCCGGATTATCGCCATTGCCGTGGAAGAGGAACAGGTTGAGTACTCCGAGGCTTGTTTGCGCTTGAAGGGGTTACTCGATTACGTCGCACCGGAACTGCTGTCAAAGGAACCGTATAACGTATTTCAAGTCGTGCATGAGAAACTGGCGCACATGCCCACGCATCGGGCGCGAAAGGCTGCAGACACGGAAATGGTGCAGCAGATGGATGTTGAACGTTTCGCCATAGAACAGGAATATGCGGAGCGTATTCGCCAAGCGGCGAGCGCCATCCGTCACGTTCGTTTCGAGTGA
- a CDS encoding HDOD domain-containing protein → MELPGVVQQALGESAVDVSLRSVGQNKPKDMLRMVLLTDREGNLQAILRRDDLLDLETLNKILGRDLKLVQRTEQVRVRQRAGLQELPALPSLTGWPTIIDRRVDELESIALYLVEQNLAITMPLEDFRNLTAKADRNSFAIDAQSVSVNLSNGQSDRDELHNALKKFTGRRIQQRLEDTLELPPLPETAQRIIHLRVNPNAVMGDLVDIVESDPSLAAQVVSWASSSFYAAAGQVRSVHDAVSRVLGFDLVMNLAMGLSLGRALNEPKDHPDGYVDYWQQAIWQAQSAGILAGMMPRGRRPLFGLAYLSGLLHNFGHLVLAQVFPPHFKLVCRSLEVNPNIDSSVIEHHLLGLTREQIAATLMENWGMPDEVVMGIRYQKNPRYEGEHQVYARLLWLGRQLLTARGVALGAGEPLGDEVFEELGLDREKVESRFDELVENKDSVMAMAGMMSPS, encoded by the coding sequence ATGGAACTCCCGGGAGTTGTTCAGCAGGCGCTAGGAGAAAGTGCGGTCGATGTATCGCTTCGCAGCGTGGGGCAAAATAAGCCCAAAGACATGCTGCGGATGGTTCTTCTGACGGACCGTGAAGGGAATCTGCAAGCTATTCTCCGCCGCGACGACCTGCTTGACCTGGAAACCCTGAATAAAATTCTAGGTCGGGACTTAAAACTGGTGCAACGTACTGAACAAGTGCGCGTTCGCCAACGCGCAGGCTTACAAGAGCTACCCGCACTGCCGTCGCTGACGGGCTGGCCGACCATTATCGATCGAAGGGTTGATGAGCTTGAATCCATAGCCCTCTATCTGGTGGAGCAAAATCTAGCCATTACCATGCCTTTGGAAGACTTCCGGAATCTCACGGCCAAAGCAGACCGCAACAGTTTCGCCATCGATGCACAATCGGTGTCGGTTAACCTCAGTAATGGACAAAGCGATCGGGATGAGCTGCACAACGCTCTGAAAAAATTCACAGGCCGCCGTATTCAGCAGCGGCTTGAAGATACCCTGGAGCTCCCGCCCCTCCCGGAAACCGCTCAACGTATTATTCATTTGCGGGTGAACCCCAACGCCGTGATGGGCGATTTGGTGGACATAGTGGAAAGCGACCCCAGCCTTGCCGCGCAAGTAGTGAGTTGGGCTTCATCGTCATTCTATGCGGCGGCGGGGCAGGTGCGCTCGGTTCACGATGCCGTGTCACGCGTGCTGGGCTTCGATCTAGTGATGAACCTTGCCATGGGCTTGTCGCTTGGGCGCGCACTCAACGAACCAAAAGACCATCCGGATGGCTACGTAGATTACTGGCAGCAAGCTATATGGCAGGCTCAATCGGCAGGCATCTTGGCGGGCATGATGCCTCGGGGCCGGCGGCCCCTGTTCGGGCTGGCTTATCTGTCTGGTTTGCTGCACAACTTTGGCCACTTGGTGTTAGCACAGGTATTCCCACCACATTTCAAACTGGTTTGCCGGTCGCTCGAAGTGAACCCGAATATCGATTCCAGTGTAATCGAGCACCATTTGCTGGGTCTTACCCGCGAACAGATTGCCGCGACCTTAATGGAAAACTGGGGGATGCCGGATGAAGTGGTGATGGGCATTCGCTACCAGAAAAACCCGAGGTACGAAGGCGAACACCAGGTGTACGCTCGTTTGCTTTGGTTGGGGCGCCAGCTTTTAACCGCGCGGGGCGTTGCCCTTGGGGCTGGCGAGCCTCTAGGCGATGAAGTGTTTGAAGAGCTGGGCTTGGACCGTGAAAAGGTTGAAAGCCGCTTTGATGAGCTGGTCGAGAATAAAGACAGCGTGATGGCAATGGCTGGAATGATGTCGCCTAGTTGA